One part of the Populus alba chromosome 18, ASM523922v2, whole genome shotgun sequence genome encodes these proteins:
- the LOC118051589 gene encoding transcription factor bHLH146, whose protein sequence is MEEQMSAKRRCVYPFEPSLTGQTMFVRSYVSHLVPALTKIKTCRLEDDNYGGDSELDESVRHEVDMALVMSTPGFAWSRALKSRLHKNTNAGRFHDSSIHHHASLKRLSMHGPSILQNDADNHSSPNVTSQKRVSPSPNGKLKINKRLKRSRSKKKAAEQSEEEQIGSRLATLRSLLPGGNEMGVGELFSDMGSYITSLEMQVNILRCLVDSQY, encoded by the coding sequence ATGGAGGAACAGATGAGTGCTAAACGGAGATGTGTGTATCCTTTTGAGCCAAGCTTGACAGGGCAAACAATGTTTGTTAGGAGTTACGTGAGCCATCTGGTTCCAGCTCTGACGAAGATAAAAACATGCAGGCTAGAAGATGACAATTATGGCGGTGATTCTGAGCTAGACGAAAGTGTGAGACATGAAGTAGACATGGCATTGGTGATGTCCACCCCAGGGTTTGCTTGGAGTCGAGCCTTGAAAAGTAGGCTTCACAAGAACACGAATGCAGGTAGATTTCATGACTCTTCCATCCATCACCATGCCTCATTGAAACGTCTTTCAATGCATGGCCCAAGCATTCTGCAAAACGATGCGGATAATCATTCCTCACCAAATGTAACTTCTCAAAAGAGAGTTTCTCCAAGCCCTAACGGTAAGCTCAAGATTAACAAGAGATTAAAGAGGTCCAGAAGCAAGAAAAAAGCTGCAGAGCAAAGTGAGGAAGAGCAGATCGGAAGCCGGCTGGCCACCCTAAGATCCCTTTTGCCGGGAGGGAATGAGATGGGCGTTGGTGAATTGTTTAGCGACATGGGAAGTTATATAACAAGCCTTGAGATGCAGGTGAACATTCTTCGTTGTCTAGTGGACTCACAGTATTAA
- the LOC118051587 gene encoding plasma membrane ATPase 4 yields MEKTTSLDEIKNETVDLERIPIEEVFEQLKCTKEGLSSEEGASRIQIFGPNKLEEKKESKFLKFLGFMWNPLSWVMEAAAVMAIALANGSGKPPDWQDFVGIICLLVINSTISFIEENNAGNAAAALMAGLAPKTKVLRDGKWSEEDAAILVPGDIISVKLGDIIPADARLLEGDPLKIDQSALTGESLPVTKHPGDEVFSGSTCKQGEIEAVVIATGVHTFFGKAAHLVDSTNQVGHFQKVLTAIGNFCICSIAVGMVIEIVVMYPIQQRKYRDGIDNLLVLLIGGIPIAMPTVLSVTMAIGSHKLSQQGAITKRMTAIEEMAGMDVLCSDKTGTLTLNKLSIDKNLIEVFAKGVDKDHVVLLAARASRVENQDAIDAAMVGMLADPKEARAGIREVHFLPFNPVDKRTALTYIDADGNWHRASKGAPEQILELCNAREDVKKKAHSCMDKFAERGLRSLAVARQRVPEKSKESPGGPWEFVGLLNLFDPPRHDSAETIRRALNLGVNVKMITGDQLAIAKETGRRLGMGTNMYPSASLLGQHKDASIASLPVEELIEKADGFAGVFPEHKYEIVKKLQESKHIVGMTGDGVNDAPALKKADIGIAVADATDAARGASDIVLTEPGLSVIISAVLTSRAIFQRMKNYTIYAVSITIRIVFGFMLIALIWKYDFSPFMVLIIAILNDGTIMTISKDRVKPSPLPDSWKLKEIFATGIVLGGYLALMTVIFFWAMHKTDFFSNKFGVRSLRDSDEEMMGALYLQVSIVSQALIFVTRSRSWSFIERPGLLLLSAFMIAQLVATLIAVYANWGFARIKGIGWGWAGVIWIYSIVFYFPLDILKFSIRYILSGKAWLNMLENKTAFTTKKDYGKEEREAQWAHAQRTLHGLQPPETAGIFNEKSSYRELSEIAEQAKRRAEVARLRELHTLKGHVESVVKLKGLDIDTIQQHYTV; encoded by the exons GGATTGGCAAGACTTTGTCGGAATTATTTGCTTACTTGTGATCAACTCTACCATTAGTttcattgaagaaaacaatGCTGGCAATGCTGCGGCTGCACTCATGGCTGGCCTTGCTCCTAAAACCAAG GTGCTTAGGGATGGAAAGTGGAGCGAGGAGGATGCTGCAATTCTGGTTCCCGGAGACATCATTAGTGTTAAATTGGGAGATATTATTCCTGCCGATGCCCGTCTTCTTGAGGGTGATCCTTTAAAGATTGATCAATCTGCCCTCACTGGGGAGTCACTTCCAGTAACTAAGCACCCTGGTGATGAAGTTTTCTCAGGTTCCACTTGCAAACAGGGAGAGATTGAGGCTGTTGTTATTGCCACTGGTGTCCACACCTTCTTTGGAAAGGCTGCGCATCTTGTGGACAGCACCAACCAAGTTGGTCACTTCCAAAAGGTTCTCACTGCTATTGGGAACTTCTGTATTTGTTCCATAGCAGTTGGAATGGTTATTGAGATCGTGGTCATGTACCCAATTCAGCAACGCAAGTACAGAGATGGAATTGACAATCTCTTGGTTCTATTGATTGGAGGGATCCCCATTGCTATGCCTACAGTCTTGTCTGTGACGATGGCTATTGGATCTCACAAGTTATCCCAGCAAGGTGCTATCACTAAGCGTATGACTGCCATTGAAGAGATGGCAGGTATGGACGTACTCTGCAGTGACAAAACTGGGACTTTAACCCTCAACAAACTGAGCATTGACAAAAACTTGATTGAGGTTTTTGCAAAGGGTGTGGACAAAGATCATGTCGTCCTGCTTGCTGCCAGGGCCTCTAGAGTTGAAAATCAAGATGCCATTGATGCTGCCATGGTTGGAATGCTTGCTGATCCAAAGGAG GCAAGAGCTGGTATAAGAGAGGTGCACTTCCTTCCATTCAATCCTGTGGACAAAAGGACTGCTTTGACTTACATTGATGCTGATGGAAACTGGCATCGAGCAAGTAAAGGTGCTCCTGAGCAG ATCCTCGAATTATGCAATGCCAGGGAAGATGTTAAGAAGAAGGCTCATTCTTGTATGGATAAGTTTGCCGAACGAGGGCTCCGATCATTGGCTGTTGCTAGACAG CGAGTGCCAGAGAAAAGTAAGGAAAGTCCAGGTGGTCCATGGGAGTTTGTTGGCTTGTTGAACCTCTTTGATCCTCCAAGACATGACAGTGCTGAAACCATCCGTAGAGCTCTCAATCTCGGTGTGAACGTCAAGATGATTACTG GTGATCAGCTTGCTATTGCAAAGGAGACAGGAAGAAGGCTTGGAATGGGAACAAACATGTACCCTTCCGCTTCTTTACTTGGTCAGCATAAAGATGCAAGCATTGCTTCTCTTCCTGTAGAAGAGTTGATTGAGAAAGCAGATGGGTTCGCTGGCGTGTTTCCAG AGCACAAATATGAAATCGTGAAGAAGTTGCAAGAGAGCAAGCACATTGTCGGAATGACTGGTGATGGTGTTAATGATGCTCCTGCATTGAAGAAGGCAGATATTGGAATTGCTGTTGCTGATGCTACAGATGCTGCAAGAGGTGCATCTGACATTGTTCTAACGGAGCCTGGATTGAGTGTCATTATAAGCGCCGTTCTGACCAGCAGAGCTATTTTCCAAAGGATGAAGAACTACACT ATCTATGCAGTCTCTATCACAATCCGTATTGTG TTTGGTTTCATGCTTATTGCTCTGATATGGAAGTACGACTTCTCTCCTTTCATGGTTTTGATTATTGCTATCCTAAATGACG GTACAATTATGACAATCTCAAAGGATAGAGTGAAGCCATCACCCTTGCCTGATAGCTGGAAACTAAAAGAGATATTTGCCACTGGAATCGTACTCGGTGGTTACCTGGCTCTGATGACCGTGATATTCTTCTGGGCAATGCATAAGACTGATTTCTTTTCG AATAAATTTGGTGTCAGATCTTTGAGGGACAGTGATGAAGAAATGATGGGGGCTTTGTACCTTCAAGTCAGTATTGTGAGCCAAGCTCTCATTTTCGTGACTCGTTCTCGCAGCTGGTCCTTTATCGAACGACCTGGTCTGCTACTACTGTCTGCTTTCATGATTGCACAGCTG GTGGCGACTCTGATTGCTGTTTATGCCAACTGGGGGTTTGCAAGGATCAAGGGAATTGGATGGGGTTGGGCTGGTGTCATCTGGATTTACAGCATCGTTTTTTATTTCCCACTTGATATTCTCAAGTTTTCTATCCGCTACATCCTAAGTGGAAAGGCTTGGCTCAATATGCTGGAGAACAAG ACTGCCTTTACCACCAAGAAAGATTATggtaaagaagaaagagaagctCAATGGGCTCATGCACAAAGGACCTTGCATGGGCTCCAACCACCGGAGACAGCTGGTATCTTCAATGAAAAGAGCAGCTACAGGGAGCTGTCTGAAATCGCAGAGCAGGCTAAGAGACGAGCAGAGGTTGCAAG GCTTCGGGAGCTTCACACACTCAAAGGGCACGTGGAATCAGTTGTTAAACTCAAGGGCTTGGATATCGATACCATCCAGCAGCATTATACCGTGTAA